The following are encoded together in the Malaya genurostris strain Urasoe2022 chromosome 3, Malgen_1.1, whole genome shotgun sequence genome:
- the LOC131435988 gene encoding uncharacterized protein LOC131435988, whose amino-acid sequence MSSSEAHWEPLAEIYLSFPSTQVSPPSNTGQGREREKKNCTYCLCSRVFIRNYYDVYVSTLERGEPSMSEASGFDQQQQQTLTDAPKEEIVKQPPGSTVDASEEIEDDVFSEEPVRKQLSFGRGVAKWERDGTGSEASCYFSASASHSDTNYCSTDEHEHILHGSVMAQHGLHSSDSGADLSEKNFERKGGSKDDFFSEIKEVLRDDAKTVSNIHGERNNSLPEVFGREDLQEAWETFWSKHGESIIWASWIEKYSDYINPEYMEEACQHETNENSSHSKSGTTPDTTYNASKHFSFDTMDADSTDPKATMEIVVSTCSPHHFNRSETWNPMNTISGEMWTSHRSASGENDALLSPRCDSVTSSIPLTIGTTDSMTNVTRMTISSYDFCSSKVSSESSNLSETSISEQNSSNSSNSSDMLETEYLVGGSGGQASKLATLAAAADAIQDDEAAMDGEQYWQILWQKHFQELYAKHYNTFMVDRVEQQNVGGLRSKLYKRKRNSSSGSSGFHKATGSDQLPEMVAQLKLELSASIEKEQPKIVPVDGDCDKQKSTETDTGSNQKQEKQQSSCDHIVEDITSALEAYGLPTTFGKSGKKLSARANSEDDENDPPDDRPVNLKRSHESDTEETPNDRLKAAFELMGYAFSDPIPRALDLGSDNEQPKTSSTIINITGEVVYRKKHIRLHNRVLKMKHHKPKHTYFDDDGNELLGSEKDEAPAQEALMHTSSDDEDRSATVPPRSVSSSVRSSTILEYNQLQGKESQDEENPNEDEHKAEEIPTSAEVIGEVDIIPGPTKKEKKKKRKPKFVASLPPEIANDKSLLKYWYKRFSLFSLFDVGIKLDRESWFSVTPEKVASHTAERCRSDLIVDAFCGCGGNTIQFAFTCNKVIAIDIDPKKIEMAKHNAMVYGVADRIEFIIGDFLQLADQLRADVVFLSPPWGGPSYLKEEVYDLESSLIPVPASEMMSKARQVSHNIAIYLPRNSNTQQLTMLAGPNNAVEIEQSFLDRKLIALTAYYGDLING is encoded by the exons ATGAGCTCCAGCGAAGCCCACTGGGAACCTCTGGCGGAAATTTATTTATCTTTTCCCAGTACGCAAGTTTCGCCCCCATCAAATACAGGCCAGGGAAGAGAAAGGGAAAAGAAGAACTGCACCTACTGCTTATGCAGCCGTGTGTTCATTCGAAACTACTATGATGTCTATGTGTCGACCCTGGAACGGGGAGAACCAA GTATGTCTGAAGCATCCGGATTTgatcaacaacagcagcagactTTGACGGATGCTCCTAAAGAAGAAATTGTGAAACAACCGCCTGGAAGTACTGTCGATGCTAGTGAAGAGATCGAGGATGACGTGTTTAGCGAGGAACCAGTGCGGAAGCAACTTAGTTTCGGGAGAGGGGTAGCTAAATGGGAGAGAGATGGAACAGGAAGTGAGGCTAGCTGTTACTTTAGTGCAAGCGCTTCCCATTCGGACACCAATTACTGCAGCACCGATGAACATGAGCACATTTTGCACGGATCTGTTATGGCCCAGCATGGATTACATTCTAGTGATAGTGGAGCGGATCTAtcggagaaaaattttgaacgtaAAGGTGGTTCTAAGGATGATTTCTTTAGTGAGATTAAAGAGGTACTGAGAGATGACGCAAAGACTGTTTCGAATATTCACGGAGAGCGTAACAATAGTCTTCCGGAGGTGTTTGGACGTGAAGATCTGCAAGAAGCGTGGGAAACTTTTTGGAGTAAGCATGGTGAATCAATTATATGGGCTTCGTGGATCGAGAAATACAGCGATTATATCAATCCGGAATATATGGAAGAGGCTTGCCAGCACGAAACAAATGAAAACTCATCACATTCCAAGAGTGGAACAACTCCGGACACTACTTATAATGCCTCGAAACACTTTTCATTCGACACTATGGATGCCGATTCGACTGATCCAAAAGCGACCATGGAGATCGTGGTATCGACTTGTTCACCACACCATTTCAATCGTAGTGAAACTTGGAATCCTATGAACACTATCAGCGGCGAAATGTGGACGTCTCATCGATCCGCATCCGGTGAAAATGATGCATTGTTGAGTCCTCGGTGTGATTCGGTCACTTCAAGCATTCCTTTGACCATCGGTACAACCGACTCGATGACGAATGTGACAAGAATGACAATTTCTAGCTACGATTTTTGCAGCTCCAAAGTCAGCTCTGAGTCTTCTAATTTAAGCGAGACAAGCATTAGCGAGCAGAATTCATCCAATAGTTCCAATAGTTCCGATATGTTGGAAACAGAGTATCTTGTAGGAGGCAGTGGTGGACAAGCTTCGAAATTGGCCACTCTCGCCGCTGCAGCAGATGCAATTCAAGATGACGAAGCTGCTATGGATGGGGAACAGTACTGGCAGATATTGTGGCAGAAGCATTTCCAGGAGCTGTATGCCAAGCATTATAATACTTTCATGGTTGACCGAGTTGAGCAGCAGAACGTCGGAGGGCTGCGATCGAAGCTATACAAACGAAAACGCAACAGCAGTAGTGGATCGAGTGGATTTCATAA GGCAACCGGCAGTGATCAGCTTCCGGAAATGGTTGCCCAATTGAAACTTGAGCTTTCTGCTTCTATCGAGAAAGAGCAACCAAAAATCGTTCCCGTTGATGGTGATTGTGATAAACAAAAGTCGACTGAAACAGATACAGGTTCCAACCAAAAACAGGAAAAACAGCAATCATCATGCGATCACATTGTAGAAGATATTACCAGTGCATTGGAGGCCTACGGTTTGCCAACGACTTTCGGTAAATCCGGCAAAAAATTATCCGCTCGTGCAAATAGTGAAGACGATGAGAATGATCCACCGGACGACCGTCCGGTCAACCTGAAACGTAGTCATGAAAGTGACACCGAAGAAACACCAAACGATCGACTGAAGGCTGCTTTCGAATTGATGGGCTATGCTTTCTCCGATCCTATCCCACGGGCTCTAGATCTAGGAAGTGATAACGAGCAACCAAAAACCAGTTCGACAATTATCAACATTACTGGTGAGGTTGTGTACCGAAAAAAACACATAAGACTGCACAATAGGGTGCTGAAGATGAAACACCATAAGCCTAAGCATACATACTTCGATGATGATGGGAACGAACTACTAGGATCGGAAAAGGACGAAGCACCCGCACAAGAAGCTCTAATGCACACATCATCGGACGACGAAGATCGTAGTGCCACCGTTCCTCCGCGCAGTGTTTCGTCCAGCGTTAGATCCAGCACGATACTGGAATATAATCAATTACAAGGAAAAGAGTCTCAAGATGAGGAGAATCCAAATGAAGATGAGCACAAAGCTGAGGAGATTCCGACATCTGCAGAGGTAATCGGAGAGGTTGATATTATTCCG GGCCCTaccaaaaaagagaaaaaaaagaaacgcaaACCCAAATTCGTGGCCAGTCTGCCACCGGAGATCGCCAACGATAAATCATTGCTCAAATATTGGTATAAGCGGTTTTCGCTATTTTCCCTGTTCGATGTCGGAATTAAATTGGATCGTGAGAGTTGGTTCTCCGTCACCCCAGAAAAGGTGGCCTCGCACACGGCCGAACGCTGTCGATCGGACCTAATCGTAGATGCGTTTTGTGGTTGCGGTGGAAACACCATTCAGTTTGCATTCACTTGCAACAAGGTGATAGCGATTGATATCGATCCGAAGAAGATCGAAATGGCCAAGCACAATGCCATGGTTTATGGTGTTGCTGATCGCATCGAGTTCATAATAGGTGACTTTCTGCAGCTGGCGGATCAACTTCGAGCGGACGTTGTATTTCTGTCACCTCCGTGGGGAGGGCCAAGTTATTTGAAGGAAGAAGTTTACGATCTGGAAAGCTCTTTGATTCCTGTGCCAGCATCGGAGATGATGAGTAAGGCTCGTCAGGTGAGTCATAATATTGCCATCTATCTGCCACGAAATTCCAACACACAGCAACTAACAATGCTGGCCGGGCCGAACAATGCGGTGGAAATCGAGCAGAGTTTCCTCGATCGGAAGCTGATTGCCCTGACCGCGTACTACGGAGATCTCATCAACGGATGA